One genomic window of Magnolia sinica isolate HGM2019 chromosome 3, MsV1, whole genome shotgun sequence includes the following:
- the LOC131239098 gene encoding pentatricopeptide repeat-containing protein DOT4, chloroplastic-like, producing MASVSSEGWESVVAHNTPEIDGALLMALLEESQAEETEDDRLGCVMRSLEAEIDANVIDGSGTGPVQLNYDDCMDYGLDSTGLENGVDCSMAMCRIDDPFDWVDMGMVSGPHCDGMDHWYLDTCTDEVGMVEFGDYSGDFRDLNCGKSLHSVFIKDGYDRDVFIQNNVLRMYANCGDLVGACLLFNEMLEPNLVSWMRLRPNDFGLSSALKAYGIKGELVAEKGLDFSMQFISEGYKLDLFTLTSLFNSCSDLEIPALGLQVHCCFVKSGFVLDSSVGSAIIEMYVTFGMKADAYKGFLDVGDKNEICFTAMISGFILDSNVVKLFSKMRKLGLMPKHSTLNYVLGAYTDLDMLEEAKVIHSHIMKAFGESDLCLGNSLIEMYAKCKGVDEAAMVFKEMDMHNEFSWTAIISRYIESKRYMEGLELFCDMHSSTLTKPSQFTTVAVLQACSGLATLDQERQTHAYVIKSGFQSNAFIGSALIDMYAKCSSVNDAFRAFSNMGKQDLFTWSNMMASYAQHGHGEEALKLLSEFQDRSSILVNDSILSSCLSACASLVALDMGKQIHARTIKTGFESHLHVSCGIIDMCCKCGSIEDARKFFYKIGGHNVVSWKQWFPNMPITGSERTLLSCSTR from the exons ATGGCTTCTGTGTCATCTGAAGGCTGGGAGTCTGTCGTGGCCCACAATACTCCTGAGATCGATGGTGCTCTTCTCATGGCCTTGCTGGAAGAATCTCAGGCCGAAGAGACCGAGGATGATCGGCTAGGATGCGTGATGCGATCTCTAGAAGCTGAGATTGATGCCAACGTGATCGACGGCAGTGGTACTGGCCCAGTGCAATTGAATTATGATGATTGCATGGATTATGGATTGGACAGTACTGGATTGGAGAACGGTGTGGATTGCTCGATGGCCATGTGTCGCATCGACGACCCGTTTGATTGGGTGGACATGGGCATGGTGTCTGGCCCACACTGTGATGGCATGGACCACTGGTACTTGGACACGTGTACGGATGAAGTTGGAATGGTTGAATTTGGAGAT TATTCTGGTGACTTTAGAGACTTAAATTGTGGTAAGTCGCTTCACTCAGTTTTTATAAAAGATGGGTATGATCGAGATGTTTTTATACAGAACAATGTCCTCCGAATGTATGCGAATTGTGGGGATTTGGTTGGTGCTTGCCTTTTGTTTAACGAAATGTTAGAACCTAATTTGGTTTCTTGGATGA GGTTGCGGCCGAATGATTTTGGGTTGTCATCAGCGCTCAAGGCGTACGGAATTAAGGGTGAATTGGTGGCGG AAAAGGGTCTGGATTTTTCTATGCAGTTCATTTCGGAAGGTTATAAACTCGACCTGTTTACACTTACGAGCCTATTCAATTCGTGTTCGGATTTAGAGATTCCAGCACTTGGTCTACAAGTACATTGTTGTTTTGTGAAATCTGGATTTGTGCTGGATTCATCTGTGGGAAGTGCTATCATTGAGATGTATGTTACTTTCGGAATGAAAGCTGATGCTTATAAAGGATTCCTCGATGTTGGAGATAAGAATGAAATATGCTTCACTGCCATGATTTCTGGTTTTATTTTAGATTCCAATGTCGTAAAATTATTTTCGAAGATGAGGAAACTAGGATTGATGCCAAAACATTCCACCCTAAACTATGTTCTTGGGGCTTACACTGATCTTGATATGTTGGAAGAAGCCAAAGTCATTCATTCACACATCATGAAAGCCTTCGGGGAATCCGATCTATGCCTAGGAAATTCTCTCATCGAGATGTATGCAAAATGTAAAGGAGTTGATGAAGCTGCTATGGTGTTCAAAGAAATGGATATGCATAATGAGTTTTCATGGACAGCCATAATATCTCGGTACATCGAATCGAAGAGGTACATGGAAGGATTGGAGTTGTTTTGTGATATGCACTCCTCCACGTTGACAAAACCGAGTCAATTTACTACTGTTGCCGTTCTTCAGGCTTGTTCAGGACTAGCAACACTTGATCAAGAAAGACAGACCCATGCCTATGTCATAAAATCAGGATTTCAGTCTAACGCCTTCATTGGAAGTGCGCTGATAGACATGTATGCAAAGTGTAGTAGTGTAAATGATGCTTTCCGAGCATTCTCAAACATGGGCAAACAAGATCTTTTCACATGGAGCAACATGATGGCATCGTATGCACAACATGGGCATGGTGAAGAAGCTCTGAAGCTTCTCTCAGAATTTCAAGATAGGTCATCAATTCTTGTCAATGATTCCATCTTGTCTAGTTGCCTATCAGCTTGCGCTAGCTTGGTAGCATTGGACATGGGCAAACAAATTCATGCCAGAACCATCAAAACTGGATTCGAATCTCATTTACATGTCAGTTGTGGCATCATCGACATGTGTTGTAAATGTGGAAGCATTGAAGACGCACGCAAGTTTTTTTATAAGATCGGGGGACATAATGTGGTGTCCTGGAAACAATGGTTTCCGAATATGCCTATCACGGGCTCAGAAAGGACACTCTTGAGCTGTTCGACAAGATGA
- the LOC131238713 gene encoding protein HIGH CHLOROPHYLL FLUORESCENCE PHENOTYPE 173, chloroplastic-like has product MRESRIPYTIVRPCALTEEPAGADLIFDKGDNITGKISREEVARICIAALESPYARNKTFKVINSSTFGNFCHEIWSIMCIICWF; this is encoded by the exons ATGCGGGAAAGTAGAATTCCATATACAATTGTAAGGCCTTGTGCGCTTACTGAAGAGCCTGCTGGAGCCGATCTCATTTTTGACAAGGGAGATAATATAACG GGGAAGATATCGAGGGAAGAAGTTGCTCGTATATGTATTGCTGCTCTTGAAAGCCCATATGCACGCAACAAGACATTCAAGGTTATAAATTCGTCCACTTTTGGCAATTTTTGTCATGAGATATGGAGTATCATGTGCATTATTTGTTGGTTTTAG